The window ATAATGGAAGCCCCAGCCGAGACTCCAGCCATCACCAACCGGATGTTGTTCCATTCCATCAACTAATCCCCACAGCCGAATTAAAATCTTTAACCGATGTGTTTCATCACTCGGTTGACCAAGTCAAGCACGGCAGCTTCGTATTTTTTCGGAAGGCCCGCGGGGGACGATTTCAGAACGTTCGCCACCGACATAATCAGCTGTTCCGGGACGGAAAAATCATTCCCCGGAAGTTTTTTCACCACCGTCAATTCATCCATCGCCTGAGTTATCGACAAGGTCGCCACATTTTCCCAATCCCGGGCAAGGTCCGACACCGTTTTCCCTCCCCAATGGGAAGTAAATGGCACCACGGGGACAGATCGCGTAGTTTCATCCATCCCCATTTTTCGGAACAACTGGGGCCCGCTAATGCCGGGCAGGCGGAAATCCAAAATCATCACGTCCGGCCGTTCTCCGTTTTCCAATCGCTCGAGGGCGGCCTCGGCCAGGCCAAAGACCTTCACCTGACATCCCAGCCTTGAAAAAACGACTTCCAACGTTTT of the Elusimicrobiota bacterium genome contains:
- a CDS encoding response regulator, whose protein sequence is MQKTLEVVFSRLGCQVKVFGLAEAALERLENGERPDVMILDFRLPGISGPQLFRKMGMDETTRSVPVVPFTSHWGGKTVSDLARDWENVATLSITQAMDELTVVKKLPGNDFSVPEQLIMSVANVLKSSPAGLPKKYEAAVLDLVNRVMKHIG